Proteins encoded in a region of the Isosphaeraceae bacterium EP7 genome:
- a CDS encoding ABC transporter ATP-binding protein, whose amino-acid sequence MSEPDRPPPLLRAIGLEKTYPDGEVHALRGVDLEVAEGEFVAITGPSGCGKSTLLHILGGLDRPDRGEVSFRGTPLSSMDLDKFRALQIGFIFQSFHLIPTLTALENVQIPMFEAPWPRAERPERAARLLDEVGMSHRKDHRPGRLSVGERQRVAIARALANEPPLILADEPTGNLDSQNQAEVLALLSQLRQSRGLSLILVTHAAEVAGSADREVRMRDGLILGPSSDR is encoded by the coding sequence ATGAGTGAGCCCGACCGGCCGCCCCCCCTGCTGCGGGCCATCGGCCTGGAGAAGACCTACCCCGACGGCGAAGTCCACGCCCTGCGCGGTGTCGACCTGGAGGTCGCTGAGGGCGAGTTCGTGGCCATCACGGGCCCCAGCGGCTGCGGCAAGAGCACGCTCCTGCACATCCTCGGGGGCCTCGACCGGCCCGACCGTGGCGAGGTCTCGTTCCGGGGAACTCCGCTCTCGTCGATGGACCTGGACAAGTTCCGGGCCCTGCAGATCGGCTTCATCTTCCAGTCGTTCCACCTGATCCCGACCCTGACCGCCCTCGAGAACGTCCAGATCCCGATGTTCGAGGCCCCCTGGCCCCGCGCCGAGCGACCCGAGCGGGCCGCCCGCCTGCTCGACGAGGTCGGGATGTCTCACCGCAAAGACCATCGCCCGGGCCGCCTCTCGGTGGGCGAACGTCAGCGCGTCGCCATCGCGAGGGCCCTGGCCAACGAGCCGCCCTTGATCCTGGCCGACGAGCCGACCGGCAACCTCGACAGCCAGAACCAGGCCGAAGTCCTCGCCCTCCTAAGCCAACTCAGGCAGTCCCGAGGCCTCTCCTTGATTTTGGTCACCCACGCCGCCGAGGTCGCCGGCTCCGCCGACCGCGAGGTCCGGATGCGCGACGGCCTGATCCTGGGGCCGTCCTCGGACCGTTGA
- a CDS encoding ABC transporter permease translates to MRFSTLILKNLLNRPTRSLLTVVGLAIGIAAVVALMGIAAGFERSFLSLYSSKGIDLVVVRGGISNQLSSTLEQQLGDRLARFPGVRRVGRSLVDTVAFEDKNLVSVLINGWERDSLMMEGIRVVEGRVLQPGDDRSAMLGRVLARNLDKKPGDMLDVAGEPFLVIGTFESPSLFENGGLIIPLPTLQRMMGRQGQVTAFLLATAAPENSAAITALGHEIEAAVPGVAAVPARDFVERDLQIRLARAMAWSTSLIALVVGSIGILNTMVAAVYERTGEIGVLRAIGWTRRRVLRLILGESLALGLMGSIVGVLLALVGVRLILLAPTARSFIDPNLDATSLLMGLALGLALSLVGGLYPALRAARLEPTEALRYE, encoded by the coding sequence ATGCGGTTCTCGACCCTGATCCTCAAGAACCTCCTGAACCGGCCGACCCGGTCGCTGCTGACGGTCGTCGGCCTGGCCATCGGCATCGCCGCCGTGGTCGCCCTCATGGGCATCGCGGCCGGCTTCGAACGGTCGTTCCTCTCGCTCTACTCATCCAAGGGGATCGACCTCGTGGTGGTGCGCGGGGGGATCAGCAACCAGCTCTCCAGCACCCTTGAACAACAGCTCGGCGATCGCCTGGCCAGGTTCCCCGGCGTCAGGCGTGTGGGCCGCTCGCTGGTCGACACGGTGGCCTTCGAGGACAAGAACCTCGTCAGCGTCCTGATCAACGGATGGGAACGCGACAGCCTGATGATGGAAGGGATCCGCGTCGTGGAGGGCCGAGTCCTGCAACCCGGCGACGACCGCTCGGCGATGCTCGGCCGCGTCCTGGCACGGAACCTGGACAAGAAGCCCGGCGACATGCTCGACGTGGCCGGCGAGCCCTTCCTCGTGATCGGCACCTTCGAGAGCCCCAGCCTCTTCGAGAATGGCGGCCTGATCATCCCCCTGCCCACGCTCCAGAGGATGATGGGCCGGCAGGGGCAGGTGACCGCGTTCCTGCTGGCGACGGCCGCGCCCGAGAATTCGGCCGCGATCACCGCGCTTGGCCACGAGATCGAGGCGGCCGTACCTGGTGTCGCGGCGGTCCCGGCCCGCGACTTCGTCGAGCGCGACCTGCAAATTCGCCTGGCCCGCGCGATGGCCTGGTCCACCTCGCTCATCGCCCTGGTCGTCGGCTCGATCGGCATCCTCAACACGATGGTCGCGGCCGTCTACGAGCGGACCGGCGAGATCGGCGTCCTGCGTGCCATCGGCTGGACCCGCCGTCGAGTTCTCCGGTTGATCCTGGGCGAATCCCTGGCCCTGGGCCTCATGGGTTCGATCGTCGGCGTGCTGCTGGCCCTGGTCGGCGTCCGCCTGATCCTGCTGGCGCCGACGGCGCGGAGCTTCATCGACCCGAACCTGGACGCAACCTCCCTGCTCATGGGCCTGGCCCTCGGCCTGGCCCTCAGCCTCGTGGGAGGGCTCTATCCCGCCCTCCGCGCCGCCAGGCTCGAGCCCACGGAGGCCCTTCGTTATGAGTGA
- a CDS encoding methyltransferase domain-containing protein: MTPTPSVKTADLWAADPSLWRCLDCGGGLIADANADALACPSCGRAYPIVDGVLVARAETSANNQVARDFYDGPLWPKFRFWEWATFVMNGGERRSRDKILRHLPKGENLRLLDVAIGDGVYLDWLPPSWSIAGIDISQYQLDNCKRRRGTRDLKLVMGEAEDLPFNDRTFDCALSIGGFNYFNDPEKSLREMARVVKPGGTIVVADEVPNLTDRMLFRKIGLPGVDRWIISKGLKLGDAFTDMVERYRDMDIAAIGERVLPGSRYELIWREVGYVLVGQAPG; encoded by the coding sequence ATGACCCCGACCCCGAGCGTCAAGACCGCCGACCTCTGGGCGGCCGACCCCAGCCTCTGGCGCTGCCTGGACTGCGGCGGCGGGCTCATCGCCGACGCCAACGCCGACGCGCTGGCATGCCCCTCCTGCGGCCGGGCCTACCCGATCGTCGACGGAGTGCTGGTGGCCAGGGCAGAGACCTCGGCCAACAACCAGGTGGCCCGAGACTTCTACGACGGCCCGCTCTGGCCCAAGTTCCGCTTCTGGGAGTGGGCCACGTTCGTGATGAACGGCGGCGAGCGCAGGTCCCGCGACAAGATCCTCCGCCACCTGCCCAAGGGCGAGAACCTGAGGCTCCTGGACGTGGCCATCGGCGACGGCGTCTACCTCGACTGGCTCCCGCCCAGCTGGAGCATCGCGGGCATCGACATTTCCCAGTATCAGCTCGACAACTGCAAGCGTCGCCGAGGCACGCGCGACCTGAAGCTGGTGATGGGCGAGGCCGAGGACCTCCCCTTCAACGACCGGACCTTCGACTGCGCCCTCAGCATCGGCGGATTCAACTACTTCAACGACCCCGAGAAGTCGCTGCGCGAGATGGCCCGCGTGGTGAAGCCGGGCGGCACGATCGTGGTGGCCGACGAGGTCCCCAACCTCACCGACCGCATGCTCTTCCGCAAGATCGGCCTTCCGGGGGTCGACCGCTGGATCATCTCCAAGGGCCTGAAGCTGGGCGACGCCTTCACCGACATGGTCGAGCGCTATCGGGACATGGACATCGCCGCCATCGGCGAACGCGTCCTGCCCGGGTCGCGCTACGAGCTGATCTGGCGCGAGGTCGGCTACGTCCTCGTCGGCCAGGCCCCCGGCTAG
- a CDS encoding class I SAM-dependent methyltransferase, translating into MNPAVQSPPTIADLASCLDCAEPLAGAADCPRCGRPHPASSGILAACRPLLGRNAVAAAFYDGPAWAKFRPWERRFLTLVGGRVRARRQILGHLGNRPDARVLEVGIGDGENLDLLPSDWLAYGVDIARTQLEACIARFPVMSGRLAHAEAEALPFPDATFDACYTVGGFNYFADPEAALGEMRRVTRPGGVVVVADERPDLKRFGLGHLVGYPAYDAWWMRLVGLPADFVEMVHATQLDPSLILSRMSPSARRQSIWIGLGYLLVDPDPAWSQA; encoded by the coding sequence ATGAACCCAGCCGTCCAGAGCCCGCCCACCATCGCCGACCTGGCGAGCTGCCTCGACTGCGCCGAGCCCCTGGCCGGCGCGGCCGACTGCCCTCGCTGCGGCCGGCCGCACCCGGCTAGCTCGGGCATCCTCGCGGCCTGTCGACCGCTGCTGGGCCGCAACGCCGTGGCGGCGGCCTTCTATGACGGCCCCGCCTGGGCAAAGTTCCGCCCCTGGGAACGGCGGTTCCTCACCCTGGTCGGGGGAAGGGTGCGGGCCCGTCGCCAGATCTTGGGACACCTGGGCAACCGGCCCGACGCCAGGGTTCTGGAAGTCGGCATCGGCGACGGCGAGAACCTCGACCTGCTGCCGTCCGACTGGCTGGCCTACGGTGTGGACATCGCCCGGACCCAGCTCGAGGCCTGCATCGCCCGGTTCCCCGTCATGTCCGGCCGGCTCGCCCACGCCGAGGCCGAGGCCCTCCCGTTCCCCGACGCCACCTTCGACGCCTGCTACACCGTCGGCGGGTTCAACTACTTCGCTGACCCCGAGGCGGCCCTCGGCGAGATGCGTCGGGTCACCCGCCCTGGCGGTGTCGTGGTCGTGGCCGACGAGCGGCCCGACCTGAAGCGGTTCGGCCTGGGACATCTGGTGGGGTATCCTGCATACGACGCCTGGTGGATGCGCCTGGTCGGTTTGCCCGCCGACTTCGTCGAGATGGTCCACGCCACGCAGCTCGACCCATCCTTGATCCTGTCCCGGATGTCCCCGAGTGCCCGCCGCCAGTCGATCTGGATCGGCCTGGGATACCTGCTCGTCGACCCGGACCCCGCCTGGAGCCAAGCATGA
- a CDS encoding SDR family NAD(P)-dependent oxidoreductase: MKDKPVVLLTGAARGIGRATALALAEKGYRLGLVDRNAEGLATLAELVPGSRTYTSDVTDPAAMRDVVAKVEAEVGPIGVVVACAGVGDLTRLPDLELDGLRAMIEVNFLGMANTIAAALPGMVARNSGHLVGISSVAGYRGLPWMASYSASKAAVSTYLEALRPALKLRGVTITTVCPGFVRTAMTETTPFLKQPPMMEPEQAARQIARAVERRPRNHVFPLSTALGMVLLRHLPDRVFDWMMDRAGPRALTSEF, translated from the coding sequence ATGAAGGACAAGCCCGTCGTCCTGCTGACCGGCGCCGCCCGCGGGATCGGCCGGGCCACCGCCCTGGCGCTGGCCGAGAAGGGCTATCGCCTGGGCCTCGTCGACCGGAATGCCGAAGGCCTGGCCACCCTTGCCGAGCTGGTTCCAGGCTCCCGGACTTACACCTCCGACGTGACCGACCCGGCCGCGATGCGCGACGTGGTGGCGAAGGTCGAGGCCGAGGTCGGCCCGATCGGCGTGGTCGTCGCCTGCGCCGGCGTGGGCGACCTGACGCGGCTGCCCGACCTGGAGCTGGACGGCCTGCGGGCGATGATCGAGGTCAACTTCCTGGGCATGGCCAACACGATCGCCGCGGCGCTGCCGGGCATGGTCGCCCGCAACAGCGGCCACCTCGTCGGCATCTCCAGCGTCGCGGGCTACCGAGGGCTCCCCTGGATGGCCTCCTACTCCGCGTCCAAGGCGGCCGTATCCACCTATCTGGAAGCGTTGAGGCCGGCGTTGAAGCTCAGGGGCGTGACGATCACGACGGTCTGCCCCGGCTTCGTCCGCACCGCGATGACCGAGACCACCCCGTTCCTGAAGCAACCGCCCATGATGGAGCCCGAGCAGGCCGCCCGCCAGATCGCCAGGGCCGTCGAGCGGAGGCCCAGGAACCACGTCTTCCCGCTGAGCACCGCGCTGGGGATGGTCTTGCTGAGGCACCTGCCCGACCGCGTGTTCGACTGGATGATGGACCGGGCCGGGCCCCGCGCCCTGACCTCCGAGTTCTGA
- a CDS encoding alpha/beta hydrolase: MHAIQGLKFHVQQQGQGPDALLIHGVTGDLSIWMLSGLMQALSATHKVTAFDIRGHGYTEAPPTGYTSADHAADTLALMDALEISKARIVGHSFGAVIAAHVAAEAPGRVEALVLSDPYFPALRHLEDLSRWGHWQNFRQEAEDAGVMLSGEYWYDLGKFFDQVVHLDPEGLLKLRRAVGLPGLNRLLRLGKTTCGDDSKVDAGLTAERIAALAVPVLAIYGETSPFLSTAEYLSSTLPNCQSAIVKGAQHRAPEENPEAFVAPVLAFLNSLNTPAEVAR, from the coding sequence ATGCACGCCATCCAGGGCCTGAAATTCCACGTCCAGCAGCAGGGCCAGGGCCCCGATGCGCTCCTGATCCACGGCGTCACGGGCGACCTGTCCATCTGGATGCTCTCGGGCCTGATGCAGGCGCTCTCGGCCACTCACAAAGTCACCGCCTTCGACATCCGCGGCCACGGCTACACCGAGGCCCCGCCGACCGGCTACACGTCGGCCGATCACGCCGCCGATACCCTGGCCCTGATGGACGCCCTGGAAATTTCCAAGGCCCGGATCGTCGGCCACAGCTTCGGCGCCGTCATCGCCGCGCACGTCGCGGCCGAGGCCCCCGGGCGGGTCGAGGCCCTCGTCCTGTCCGACCCCTACTTCCCGGCCTTGCGCCACCTGGAAGACCTGAGCCGGTGGGGCCACTGGCAGAACTTCCGCCAGGAAGCCGAGGACGCCGGCGTCATGCTCTCGGGCGAGTACTGGTACGACCTGGGCAAGTTCTTCGACCAGGTGGTGCACCTCGACCCCGAGGGGCTCTTGAAGCTGCGCCGGGCCGTCGGCCTGCCCGGCCTCAACCGGCTGCTGAGGCTGGGCAAGACCACCTGCGGCGATGACTCGAAGGTGGACGCAGGGCTGACGGCCGAGCGGATCGCGGCGCTGGCCGTCCCGGTCCTGGCGATCTACGGCGAGACCTCGCCGTTTTTGAGCACGGCCGAATACCTGTCCTCCACGCTGCCCAACTGCCAGTCGGCCATCGTCAAGGGGGCCCAGCACCGGGCTCCCGAGGAGAATCCCGAGGCGTTCGTCGCCCCGGTTCTCGCGTTCCTGAACTCCCTGAACACCCCGGCCGAGGTCGCCCGATGA
- a CDS encoding acyl carrier protein, protein MTITRSRAEILDELEVILGQGMGLGGVGRLGEETRFFADLGLASIDAVVLGEQLQSHYGASLPYGDLMAELGRRDDRDLTIGELVDFLVANQPQVRPLN, encoded by the coding sequence ATGACGATCACCCGATCAAGGGCCGAGATCCTGGACGAACTCGAGGTCATCCTGGGCCAGGGGATGGGCCTGGGGGGCGTCGGCCGGCTGGGCGAGGAGACCCGGTTCTTCGCCGACCTGGGCCTCGCCTCGATCGACGCCGTCGTCCTGGGCGAGCAACTCCAGTCCCACTATGGCGCGAGCCTTCCCTACGGCGACCTGATGGCCGAGCTGGGCCGGAGGGACGACCGCGACCTGACGATCGGCGAGCTGGTGGACTTCCTGGTCGCCAACCAACCCCAAGTACGCCCCTTGAACTGA